From the genome of Argentina anserina chromosome 4, drPotAnse1.1, whole genome shotgun sequence, one region includes:
- the LOC126789784 gene encoding glycine--tRNA ligase, mitochondrial 1 has translation MRIFRFLTSSTPIANTFFTRLTQSSPSLSLLRRRLTTAMATEDQLRKALSVKLSEVESQGNQVRELKKSGVAKTDIDAAIEALNALKLEKTAIEKSLQATISGGDGGGSVNKEALRQAVVNTLERRLFYIPSFKIYGGVAGLYDYGPPGCAVKSNVLGFWRQHFVLEENMLEVDCPCVTPEVVLKASGHVDKFTDLMVKDEASGTCYRADHLLKDYCKDKLEKDLTITSEMAMELKEVLSKLDVLSAEELGQCIKKYGIKAPDTKNPLSDPYPFNLMFQTSIGPSGVSTGYMRPETAQGIFVNFRDLYYYNGNKLPFAAAQIGQAFRNEISPRQGLLRVREFTLAEIEHFVDPEDKSHPKFSDVAHLEFLMFPRDEQKPGRSARVIQLGEAVSSKDSKVVDNETLGYFIGRVYLFLTGLGIDKNRLRFRQHLANEMAHYAQDCWDAEIETSYGWIECVGIADRSAYDLKAHSEKSRVDLEAQEKYPEPREVEKLVISPVKKAIGLAFKGEQKNVLEALEAMKEEEALKMKTDLASKGEVEFYVCTLGKSVTVNSSMVTISKEKKKEHQRVFTPSVIEPSFGIGRIIYCLYEHSYYMRPSKDGNEQFNVFRFPPLVAPIKCTVFPLVQKQEYEDVSKVISKSLTASGVSHKIDITGTSIGKRYARTDELGVPFAITVDSTSSVTIRERDSKDQIRVDVSEAASVVKDIAEGVRTWADVWSAFPHHSSGSADE, from the exons ATGCGCATCTTCAGATTCTTAACATCATCGACACCAATCGCAAACACCTTCTTCACTCGcctcactcaatcctcaccgtCCCTAtctctcctccgccgccgcctcaCAACCGCCATGGCCACGGAGGACCAGCTCCGCAAAGCGCTCTCCGTCAAGCTCTCGGAGGTCGAGAGCCAGGGCAACCAGGTCCGCGAGCTCAAGAAATCCGGCGTCGCCAAGACCGACATCGACGCCGCCATTGAAGCGCTGAACGCGCTCAAGCTGGAGAAGACGGCGATCGAGAAATCCCTCCAGGCCACCATCAGCGGCGGCGACGGCGGCGGCTCTGTTAATAAGGAGGCGCTGCGTCAGGCTGTGGTGAACACTCTGGAGCGGCGGCTGTTTTATATTCCGTCGTTCAAGATTTACGGCGGTGTGGCGGGGCTCTACGACTACGGCCCTCCTGGCTGCGCCGTCAAGTCCAATGTGCTAGGGTTTTGGCGTCAG CATTTTGTTCTTGAAGAAAACATGTTGGAAGTTGACTGCCCTTGTGTTACACCTGAGGTTGTTCTCAAAGCATCTGGTCATGTGGACAAATTCACCGATCTTATGGTTAAGGATGAGGCATCTGGGACTTGTTACAGAGCTGATCACTTGCTGAAGGATTACTGTAAAGATAAGCTCGAAAAGGACCTCACTATAACTTCAGAGATGGCTATGGAACTGAAGGAAGTACTTTCAAAGTTAGACGTCCTCTCTGCTGAAGAGCTGGGTCAGTGTATAAAGAAATATGGTATTAAAGCGCCTGACACAAAGAATCCTCTCTCGGACCCTTATCCATTCAACCTGATGTTTCAAACATCAATTGGTCCTTCTGGTGTGAGCACAGG GTATATGCGACCAGAAACTGCGCAAGGtatttttgtgaattttagGGACTTGTACTATTACAATGGGAACAAACTCCCTTTTGCTGCAGCCCAAATTGGCCAGGCTTTCAGAAATGAG ATATCACCTCGCCAAGGTCTTTTAAGAGTCCGTGAATTTACACTAGCTGAGATTGAGCATTTTGTGGACCCTGAAGACAAATCCCACCCAAAATTCTCTGATGTTGCACATTTGGAATTTCTGATGTTTCCAAGGGACGAACAGAAGCCTGGCCGGTCTGCAAGAGTAATTCAACTTGGTGAAGCCGTATCTTCTAAG GATTCGAAAGTTGTTGACAACGAAACGCTTGGGTACTTTATTGGGAGAGTCTACCTCTTCCTCACTGGTCTGGGTATTGACAAGAACCGATTAAGGTTCCGACAGCACCTTGCAAATGAAATGGCTCACTATGCCCAGGACTGTTGGGATGCTGAGATCGAGACTTCATATGGTTGGATTGAGTGCGTTGGTATTGCCGATCGATCTGCTTATGATTTGAAGGCACATTCG GAAAAAAGTAGAGTTGATCTTGAGGCTCAGGAAAAATATCCCGAACCAAGAGAAGTTGAG aAATTGGTTATATCTCCTGTAAAAAAAGCAATCGGTCTTGCTTTCAAGGGGGAGCAAAAGAATGTACTTGAAGCTTTGGAG GCcatgaaagaagaagaagctttgAAGATGAAGACAGATCTGGCATCAAAAGGGGAGGTGGAGTTTTATGTTTGCACTCTGGGGAAAAGTGTAACCGTTAATTCAAGTATGGTAACAAtctcaaaggagaaaaagaaagagcacCAGAGAGTTTTCACGCCCTCGGTTATTGAGCCATCATTTGGTATCGGTCGGATAATTTATTGCCTCTATGAGCACTCATACTACATGAGGCCAAGCAAAGATGGTAATGAGCAGTTTAATGTGTTCCGTTTCCCCCCTCTCGTGGCACCCATCAAGTGTACTGTCTTCCCGTTGGTTCAGAAGCAAGAGTACGAGGACGTTTCCAAAGTCATTTCCAAGTCATTGACAGCATCTGGGGTATCGCATAAAATTGACATTACAG gtacctcaatcGGGAAACGATATGCAAGAACTGATGAACTTGGTGTGCCATTTGCCATCACTGTGGATTCCACTTCCTCAGTAACAATTCGCGAAAGAGATAGCAAGGACCAGATCCGTGTTGATGTTAGTGAAGCAGCATCTGTTGTCAAGGATATAGCTGAGGGAGTGAGGACATGGGCAGATGTGTGGTCTGCTTTCCCTCACCATTCTTCTGGTTCAGCAGACGAGTAG